The following coding sequences are from one Hymenobacter sp. DG25A window:
- a CDS encoding J domain-containing protein — protein sequence MSPNHYHILGVTTTASALEIKQAYKRLALRYHPDRHRGDTRFEEQFKQVSVAYGILSDPARRASYDHGLRQDALRADAARRQQQFRAQGQRVYGVPMPAAQPLRTRRPASSAERHYRPIPKRRTRFTRRDYWLMLVLAGLFILFGLSVKVTMDHLTALSNYDDGLQAYGQRRWSVAHAYFSEAVHFKPEFSAARRRRGEIEQLVFHDYANALTDYQVALREPASVRQAAELWWRVGQCQTEQGRMDKALRSYNQAIRLDSTLAGPWLGRGELRMFEERQFRAAIRDLSVGLRQRAAQGQSPSVRYQTYRGLAWFKLGEYDAAREDYQQVLLNNPQNGQIHFLLGRLAQEQGKPVAACEFYARAVLLGYSYAEEARLKSGCQ from the coding sequence TTGAGCCCGAACCATTACCACATCCTGGGAGTAACAACTACGGCTTCGGCGCTGGAGATTAAGCAGGCGTATAAGCGGCTGGCCCTCCGCTACCACCCCGACCGCCACCGGGGCGATACCCGCTTTGAGGAGCAGTTTAAACAGGTCAGCGTTGCCTACGGCATCTTATCCGACCCCGCCCGCCGGGCTTCCTACGACCACGGTTTGCGCCAGGATGCGCTGCGGGCCGATGCCGCCCGCCGCCAGCAGCAGTTTCGGGCCCAGGGCCAGCGTGTGTACGGTGTACCTATGCCCGCGGCTCAGCCACTGCGCACACGCCGCCCAGCTTCTTCGGCGGAGCGCCATTACCGGCCCATTCCCAAACGCCGCACCCGCTTTACCCGCCGCGACTATTGGTTGATGCTGGTGTTGGCCGGCTTGTTTATCCTGTTTGGGCTGTCGGTGAAGGTTACCATGGACCACCTCACGGCCCTTTCCAACTACGATGATGGCCTGCAGGCGTACGGGCAGCGACGGTGGAGCGTGGCGCATGCCTATTTCTCCGAGGCCGTGCATTTCAAGCCGGAGTTTAGTGCCGCCCGGCGGCGGCGTGGCGAGATAGAGCAGCTGGTGTTTCACGATTATGCCAATGCGCTGACGGACTATCAGGTGGCCTTGCGGGAGCCTGCCTCGGTACGGCAGGCCGCCGAACTATGGTGGCGCGTGGGCCAGTGCCAGACCGAGCAGGGTCGCATGGATAAGGCCTTGCGCAGCTACAACCAGGCCATCCGGCTGGACTCTACTCTGGCCGGCCCCTGGTTGGGAAGGGGTGAACTGCGCATGTTTGAGGAGCGGCAGTTCCGGGCCGCCATCCGGGATTTATCTGTGGGCCTGCGGCAGCGGGCGGCCCAGGGGCAGAGCCCCTCGGTGCGCTACCAGACGTATCGGGGGCTGGCCTGGTTTAAACTGGGCGAGTATGATGCCGCCCGGGAAGACTACCAGCAGGTGTTGCTGAACAACCCGCAAAACGGACAGATTCATTTCCTGCTGGGCCGGCTGGCGCAGGAGCAAGGCAAGCCCGTAGCGGCCTGCGAGTTTTATGCCCGGGCTGTGCTGCTGGGCTATAGCTACGCCGAGGAAGCCCGCCTGAAAAGCGGCTGCCAATAA
- a CDS encoding phage holin family protein, with the protein MANDDDATKTPRNDSLIGNLMGYLDTRIDLVRLETQEKVKNAFIGTAHGLTMAIIGLLFLVFLSIFAGLALNAAFDSSYWGFGIVAAIYLLLLIVFIVGVDKKLFQGLADKMLSNTIYKSDKRQA; encoded by the coding sequence ATGGCTAACGACGACGACGCTACCAAAACGCCCCGCAATGACAGTTTGATCGGGAACCTGATGGGTTATCTCGATACGCGTATTGACTTGGTACGCCTCGAAACCCAGGAAAAAGTTAAAAATGCCTTTATTGGTACTGCCCATGGCCTGACCATGGCCATCATTGGACTGCTTTTTCTGGTTTTCCTGAGCATTTTTGCCGGCTTGGCGCTGAACGCCGCCTTTGATAGCTCCTATTGGGGCTTTGGAATTGTAGCTGCTATTTACCTGCTGCTGCTGATTGTATTTATCGTGGGAGTGGATAAAAAGCTGTTCCAAGGGCTGGCTGACAAGATGCTGAGCAATACCATTTATAAATCTGATAAACGCCAAGCCTAA
- a CDS encoding geranylgeranylglyceryl/heptaprenylglyceryl phosphate synthase, whose protein sequence is MRLNSLYEGLSKRRARGQKSLAVLLDPDQLDEAGCRHLLELSETHPVDYFFVGGSLVLNSYQATLIQLLKSHSSVPVLLFPSHSLHLDGQADGILLLSLISGRNPEFLIGQHVIAAPLLRQSKLQILPTGYMLVDTGRQTTASYVSGTTPLPYDKPGIAACTAMAGEQLGLRLMYLDGGSGAMYPVSPAMIKAVRQAVEAPLIVGGGINTTEKAQDALEAGADVIVIGNQIEKEPGFLPEVAAVVQSFNTVASTALN, encoded by the coding sequence ATGCGCCTCAACAGTCTCTATGAAGGCCTTAGCAAACGCCGCGCCCGCGGCCAGAAGTCGCTGGCCGTACTGCTCGACCCCGACCAGCTGGACGAGGCGGGCTGCCGGCATTTGCTGGAGCTAAGCGAGACCCATCCGGTCGATTACTTTTTTGTTGGGGGTAGCCTGGTACTGAATTCGTACCAGGCTACCCTTATTCAGTTGCTCAAAAGCCACTCTTCGGTGCCGGTGCTGCTGTTTCCCAGCCACAGCCTGCACCTGGACGGGCAGGCCGACGGCATTTTGCTGCTCTCGCTGATTTCCGGGCGCAACCCGGAATTTCTGATTGGGCAGCATGTTATTGCGGCCCCTCTACTGCGCCAGAGCAAGCTTCAGATTCTGCCCACCGGCTATATGCTGGTGGATACCGGCCGCCAGACCACGGCCAGCTACGTAAGCGGCACCACGCCCCTCCCCTATGATAAGCCCGGCATTGCGGCCTGTACGGCTATGGCCGGCGAGCAGCTGGGTCTGCGCCTCATGTACCTAGATGGTGGCAGTGGCGCTATGTATCCGGTATCCCCAGCCATGATTAAGGCCGTACGCCAGGCGGTAGAGGCACCCCTCATTGTAGGCGGCGGTATCAATACCACTGAAAAAGCGCAGGATGCCCTGGAGGCCGGGGCCGATGTGATTGTTATTGGCAATCAGATTGAAAAAGAGCCGGGCTTTCTGCCGGAGGTAGCGGCGGTAGTCCAGTCCTTTAACACCGTAGCCAGCACGGCCCTTAACTAA
- a CDS encoding helix-turn-helix domain-containing protein has protein sequence MEDYNKVIESLGVRYIKAKNLVLQQPFTVRNSYDVGNNLILLHKGHISFGDDEQTTVEEGEMLFIPGGRATRVAYGEGGGKVITNDDLISNKDKFFHSNSDLDLIGDAEESHSFVSFEAKVFDSVNFFASLDVPAFLITGNSKLANLVIKVVEESLQELPGRERLITIYTENIVVEIVRYILKNKMFVEQLATNSTYFKDPRLIDLFNYIKENLGGDLSNKVLSGVANVSEDYVGQYFKMLTGINPQDYIEYQRMERAVFLLRTTKKSIRDIGKEVGYKDTAYFCRRFKMMFGIPAGKMRRRESAMNI, from the coding sequence ATGGAAGATTACAATAAAGTGATAGAGTCGCTCGGCGTCCGCTACATCAAAGCGAAGAACCTCGTCTTGCAGCAGCCTTTCACGGTGCGCAATTCGTACGACGTTGGCAATAATCTGATTCTCCTGCACAAAGGGCATATTTCCTTTGGCGATGATGAGCAGACCACGGTAGAAGAGGGCGAAATGCTCTTTATTCCCGGCGGTCGGGCCACGCGCGTGGCCTACGGCGAAGGCGGCGGTAAGGTCATCACCAACGATGACCTGATCAGCAACAAAGACAAGTTTTTCCACTCCAACTCGGACCTCGACCTCATCGGCGACGCTGAAGAAAGCCACAGCTTTGTAAGCTTTGAGGCCAAGGTATTTGACTCGGTTAACTTCTTTGCTTCCCTTGATGTACCTGCTTTCCTGATTACCGGCAATTCCAAGCTGGCTAACCTGGTGATTAAGGTAGTAGAAGAAAGTCTGCAGGAACTGCCCGGCCGGGAGCGTCTCATCACAATTTACACCGAGAACATTGTGGTGGAAATTGTGCGCTACATCTTGAAAAACAAGATGTTTGTGGAGCAGCTGGCCACCAACAGCACCTACTTCAAGGATCCGCGCCTCATTGACCTGTTTAACTACATCAAAGAGAACCTGGGCGGCGACCTGTCGAACAAGGTACTCAGCGGCGTAGCCAACGTGTCAGAAGACTATGTAGGCCAGTATTTCAAGATGCTGACCGGCATCAACCCCCAGGACTACATCGAATACCAGCGCATGGAGCGGGCCGTATTCCTGCTGCGCACCACCAAGAAGAGCATCCGCGACATTGGTAAAGAAGTGGGGTATAAAGACACCGCTTATTTCTGCCGTCGCTTTAAGATGATGTTTGGTATCCCGGCCGGCAAAATGCGCCGTCGTGAGTCCGCCATGAACATCTAA